One window of Deltaproteobacteria bacterium genomic DNA carries:
- a CDS encoding glycosyltransferase family 2 protein, with protein sequence MTTMENSISIIIASSGRVEKIRRLLDSLCRVHGRAQIRHDIVIANNATNEVVAASVKALTEEYDGRDGVRCWQVPEPIAGKCRAQNKTIPLTAGNLIALMDDDVEVLPEWLAAIDSFFKHKPHDVMQGAILMRPEDQQKTDLLAALYRYRTMDFVNYGAPAGADLKTLTGGNMAVRREVFDATGLFDERLGPGGHGISEDVEFAKRVLQAGKRIGWEPKAAVYNELDPARLCEEEFRRRHEAQGRSRLAYKNSSYFSIVPNILRSICRFGWYSIFGNVRKKYRAKGRYYHYRAMLDEKAKTKSGIQA encoded by the coding sequence ATGACCACCATGGAGAATTCGATCAGCATCATCATCGCCAGCTCGGGCCGAGTCGAAAAGATTCGCCGGCTCTTGGACTCGCTATGCAGGGTGCACGGACGCGCGCAAATCCGCCACGACATCGTCATTGCCAATAACGCGACCAACGAGGTCGTGGCCGCATCCGTGAAGGCGTTGACCGAGGAGTACGATGGGCGCGACGGCGTGCGCTGCTGGCAAGTACCGGAGCCCATCGCTGGCAAGTGCCGCGCACAGAACAAAACCATCCCGCTAACGGCGGGTAACCTAATCGCTCTTATGGACGACGATGTGGAAGTGCTGCCGGAGTGGCTGGCGGCGATCGACAGCTTTTTCAAGCATAAGCCGCACGACGTCATGCAAGGCGCCATTTTAATGCGCCCGGAAGATCAGCAGAAAACGGATCTGCTCGCCGCGCTGTATCGCTATCGGACCATGGATTTTGTCAACTATGGGGCGCCCGCCGGCGCTGACCTCAAGACTTTGACCGGCGGTAACATGGCAGTGCGGCGCGAAGTATTCGACGCCACCGGGCTCTTCGACGAACGTTTAGGGCCGGGCGGGCACGGCATCTCTGAAGACGTCGAATTCGCCAAACGTGTGCTGCAAGCGGGCAAGCGGATCGGCTGGGAGCCTAAGGCCGCGGTTTACAATGAGCTCGATCCCGCGCGGCTGTGCGAAGAAGAATTTCGCCGGCGCCATGAAGCGCAAGGCCGGAGTCGGCTCGCCTACAAGAACAGCTCCTATTTTTCAATTGTACCGAATATCCTGCGCTCGATTTGCAGGTTTGGCTGGTATTCTATTTTCGGCAACGTCCGCAAAAAATATCGCGCCAAGGGGCGCTACTATCATTACCGTGCGATGCTCGACGAGAAAGCCAAAACCAAGAGCGGCATCCAGGCTTGA
- a CDS encoding glycosyltransferase family 2 protein translates to MADNPTIARARPTISAIVVCFNEQNNIGDCLASLGWCDEIVVVDSFSTDRTVEISRQYTDRVIQRPWAGYRDQKAFAHSQATKDWVILVDSDERVTDELREEIQRALTADSGRYAGYELPRLVYYLKRWWRRGGWYPDYDIRLFHRDQATWGGSDPHEKIIVDGPVRRLRHPLHHFSYRNIDDHMQRINRFTTISSGELRRERQPFRLSDALLRPAVRFFRSYIIKRGFMEGFAGFYVAVAAAVYVFLKYAKLWEIELEENDEVERKR, encoded by the coding sequence ATGGCGGATAACCCAACTATCGCGCGCGCGCGGCCGACGATCTCTGCTATCGTTGTCTGCTTCAATGAACAGAATAACATAGGCGATTGTTTGGCGAGCCTCGGTTGGTGCGACGAGATCGTGGTTGTCGATTCTTTTAGCACGGATCGAACAGTCGAGATTTCTCGGCAATACACGGACCGCGTGATTCAGCGCCCCTGGGCGGGTTACCGCGACCAGAAAGCCTTTGCCCATTCTCAAGCAACGAAGGACTGGGTGATCCTAGTGGACTCGGACGAACGAGTGACCGATGAGTTGCGCGAGGAAATTCAGCGAGCGCTCACCGCTGACAGCGGACGATATGCCGGATACGAGCTGCCGCGCTTGGTGTACTACTTAAAGCGTTGGTGGCGCCGCGGCGGCTGGTACCCCGACTATGATATTCGTCTGTTTCACCGCGATCAAGCTACCTGGGGCGGCTCAGATCCACATGAAAAAATCATCGTCGACGGGCCGGTACGGCGCTTAAGACATCCGCTACATCATTTCTCTTACCGCAATATCGACGATCATATGCAGCGCATCAATCGCTTTACGACGATCTCGTCGGGGGAGCTCCGTCGTGAGCGGCAGCCCTTTCGCTTAAGCGATGCACTACTGCGGCCAGCGGTGCGGTTTTTTCGCAGCTACATCATCAAGCGCGGGTTCATGGAGGGCTTTGCCGGCTTCTACGTGGCCGTCGCGGCTGCCGTTTACGTTTTTCTCAAGTATGCTAAGCTTTGGGAAATTGAGCTAGAGGAGAACGACGAAGTTGAGCGCAAGCGGTGA
- a CDS encoding D-glycero-beta-D-manno-heptose-7-phosphate kinase produces the protein MPPLLDLLKKFPAVHLLVVGDLMIDRFIWGDVERISPEAPVPVLRVTDESIRLGGAANVIHNIRSLGGQVTACGVVGVDGAGKRMLQELRRIGASTAGVVVDRQHQTIQKTRVIARPRHQQIVRLDRESVHSGHAGSLSRVCRYVAKSAERFDGIVISDYGKGIVNDQLLQLVAGLSQRKKLPLIVDPKKENYARYRGATLLTPNKDEASDASGIKIRDEKTLLAAGARLVRLWRAQTVLVTRGPDGSSLFRARGAVQHFRTEPKDMFDVTGAGDTVVAACALALACGAGFEDAAVLSNMAAGLVGDEVGTVAVSAQRLGKILKDRV, from the coding sequence ATGCCGCCGCTGTTAGATCTGCTGAAAAAGTTTCCCGCTGTACATTTGTTAGTGGTCGGCGATCTGATGATCGATCGCTTTATTTGGGGCGACGTGGAGCGCATTTCACCGGAAGCGCCGGTGCCGGTGCTGCGCGTGACCGATGAGAGCATCCGTCTCGGCGGCGCGGCCAACGTGATCCATAACATTCGTTCCCTCGGCGGCCAGGTGACCGCCTGCGGCGTTGTGGGGGTCGATGGCGCGGGCAAGCGGATGCTGCAAGAATTACGGCGTATCGGCGCTTCGACGGCCGGCGTCGTGGTTGACCGCCAGCACCAGACGATCCAGAAGACTCGCGTGATCGCCCGGCCGCGCCATCAGCAGATCGTCCGGCTTGACCGAGAGTCGGTCCATAGCGGGCACGCGGGCAGCCTTAGCCGTGTGTGTAGGTATGTGGCGAAAAGCGCGGAACGTTTCGATGGCATCGTGATATCGGACTACGGCAAAGGGATTGTCAACGACCAACTGCTGCAGTTGGTAGCCGGTTTGAGCCAGAGAAAAAAACTGCCGCTTATCGTCGACCCCAAAAAAGAGAACTACGCGCGTTACCGCGGCGCGACGCTGCTCACGCCGAACAAGGACGAGGCGAGCGACGCGTCCGGGATCAAAATCCGCGATGAAAAAACCCTGCTGGCCGCGGGCGCCCGGCTGGTGCGGCTATGGCGCGCCCAGACGGTGCTGGTGACGCGCGGCCCTGACGGGTCGAGTCTTTTTCGCGCCCGGGGCGCGGTGCAGCACTTTCGCACCGAGCCAAAGGACATGTTCGACGTTACCGGCGCGGGTGACACCGTGGTGGCGGCCTGCGCGCTGGCTCTTGCTTGCGGCGCCGGCTTTGAAGATGCCGCGGTGTTGTCGAATATGGCCGCCGGTTTGGTCGGTGACGAGGTGGGGACTGTGGCGGTGTCGGCGCAGCGATTGGGAAAAATTCTTAAGGACCGCGTATGA
- a CDS encoding SDR family oxidoreductase, with product MKILITGGSGMLGHCLMQQAAARHEVWGTYHTHPVILPGGSLVALDVTDELAVRRLFQAIQPDVVIHTAALTDVDECERQPEKARTINSGGTALTAKIAEEMGAHYIYVSTDYVFNGGGGGFDEQSTPDPVNQYGASKLLGEQWAAENCSRVLIVRTTIFGLKLPPVVGMMEGMVAALRSGKAMTRFVDQYSTPLYTGDLSEIILLLMEGQATGVIHVGSADKASRYEFTRLVAEIFGLDGKGIQAGPFRQIDGLARRPQDTSLIGRKVADRLGIRLPTVREGLVRVKRDWQEFPRERVMA from the coding sequence GTGAAGATTTTGATTACCGGCGGCAGCGGCATGCTCGGCCATTGTCTGATGCAGCAGGCAGCGGCAAGGCATGAAGTTTGGGGCACTTATCATACCCATCCGGTGATCTTGCCGGGCGGTTCTTTGGTTGCGCTCGATGTCACCGATGAGTTGGCGGTCCGCCGGCTCTTTCAGGCAATCCAGCCGGACGTGGTGATTCACACCGCAGCCTTGACCGATGTAGACGAGTGCGAGCGCCAGCCGGAAAAGGCGAGAACGATCAACAGCGGCGGCACCGCGCTGACCGCAAAGATCGCCGAGGAAATGGGCGCGCATTACATTTATGTCTCGACGGATTATGTTTTTAACGGCGGTGGCGGCGGTTTCGATGAACAGTCCACGCCAGACCCTGTCAACCAGTATGGCGCGAGCAAATTGCTCGGTGAACAATGGGCGGCGGAAAATTGTTCCCGCGTTTTGATTGTGCGCACGACAATCTTCGGTCTCAAGCTGCCGCCGGTCGTCGGGATGATGGAGGGCATGGTGGCGGCGCTGCGCAGCGGCAAGGCGATGACGCGATTCGTCGATCAATATTCCACGCCGCTCTACACTGGCGATTTGAGTGAGATCATCCTGCTACTTATGGAAGGACAAGCGACGGGCGTGATCCATGTCGGCTCGGCGGACAAAGCGAGCCGGTACGAGTTTACGCGGCTCGTCGCAGAAATCTTCGGGCTTGACGGCAAGGGGATTCAAGCCGGGCCGTTTCGCCAGATCGATGGCTTGGCGCGCCGGCCGCAGGATACTTCGTTGATTGGACGAAAAGTCGCGGATCGATTGGGGATTCGGTTGCCGACGGTGCGAGAAGGGTTGGTCCGTGTGAAGAGGGACTGGCAGGAGTTCCCACGAGAGAGGGTGATGGCATAG
- a CDS encoding YicC family protein, translated as MKSMTGYGEASQQSGATKVSVQVRSLNHRHLDLQLRVPREYMALEEEIRKTIREKISRGRIDLFVNRLPGKAQAHKLEMDEALLGQYLASIKQAKKKHKLAGEVSVALLPSVPDLFHVREVEVDIGRERKALFNALIAALKKLEQSREREGRQLKADMQSQVNQMTRITSALEERAAELGVRQQKGPAGRAGDNGGRGENLEVASVVLKGDINEELVRLRSHVTNLGQVLRETEPVGKKIDFMLQEVNRELNTISSKVPQLPVVQLVLEGKERVEKIREQTQNIE; from the coding sequence ATGAAGAGCATGACTGGCTATGGCGAAGCGTCGCAGCAGAGCGGCGCAACCAAAGTTTCCGTGCAGGTGCGCAGCTTGAATCACCGCCACCTCGATCTGCAGCTGCGTGTGCCGCGCGAATACATGGCGCTGGAGGAAGAAATCCGCAAAACCATCCGTGAGAAAATTTCCCGCGGGCGCATCGACCTGTTCGTCAATCGTTTGCCCGGCAAGGCGCAGGCGCACAAGCTGGAGATGGACGAGGCGCTTCTCGGCCAGTACCTGGCATCGATCAAACAGGCGAAGAAAAAACATAAACTTGCGGGAGAGGTGAGCGTTGCGCTGCTGCCGAGCGTGCCCGATCTCTTCCATGTGCGCGAAGTAGAAGTCGACATTGGCCGCGAGCGCAAGGCGCTCTTCAACGCTTTGATTGCGGCGCTCAAGAAACTTGAGCAGTCGCGCGAGCGCGAAGGGCGCCAGCTCAAGGCCGATATGCAAAGCCAGGTGAACCAAATGACGCGCATCACTAGCGCATTGGAAGAACGCGCCGCCGAGCTCGGGGTGCGCCAGCAAAAGGGCCCGGCCGGCCGCGCGGGTGACAACGGCGGCAGAGGCGAGAACCTGGAAGTGGCCAGTGTGGTATTAAAAGGCGATATCAATGAAGAGCTGGTCCGCCTGCGAAGTCACGTCACCAATCTGGGCCAAGTGCTGCGCGAGACCGAACCGGTGGGAAAGAAAATCGATTTTATGCTCCAGGAAGTCAATCGGGAATTGAACACCATCAGCTCCAAAGTGCCGCAGCTGCCGGTGGTGCAGCTCGTGCTCGAAGGCAAAGAACGGGTCGAAAAAATTCGCGAGCAGACGCAAAACATCGAATGA
- a CDS encoding polysaccharide biosynthesis protein codes for MVTGGTGSFGHQIADRLLEEGPSEIRIFSRDEDKQVRMSEEYGMGHQYPRKDALNFVIGDVRNYNSVREAVRGIDIVFHAAALKQVPSCEYHVWEAVQTNVIGAQNVIQAALEENLEKVVAVSTDKAVKPVNAMGMTKSIQEKLFTAANFHNSGKRTIFTCVRYGNVVGSRGSVIPLFKRQIEAGGPVTITDSRMTRFVLTLAEAIELVFYAATHGKGGETFVLKIPAALVTDVAEVMIEALTAKKKIPVEVVGIRPGEKIHEVLVSEVEAVRTIEDETSYVILPQIDLEATTSSYHRADAVKFAEYSSDMARRLSKDEIRTILARTGWIAA; via the coding sequence CTGGTGACCGGCGGCACCGGTTCGTTCGGTCATCAGATCGCCGACCGGTTGCTCGAAGAAGGTCCCAGCGAAATTCGCATCTTTAGCCGCGACGAAGATAAGCAAGTGCGGATGAGCGAAGAATACGGCATGGGCCATCAGTATCCGCGCAAGGATGCGCTCAATTTCGTGATCGGCGATGTGCGCAACTACAACAGCGTGCGCGAAGCGGTGCGCGGCATCGACATCGTTTTTCACGCCGCGGCTTTGAAGCAAGTTCCGTCCTGTGAGTATCACGTCTGGGAAGCGGTGCAGACCAACGTGATCGGCGCACAAAATGTCATTCAAGCCGCGTTGGAAGAAAACCTCGAAAAAGTCGTCGCCGTCAGCACCGATAAGGCGGTCAAGCCGGTCAACGCCATGGGCATGACCAAGTCGATTCAGGAAAAGCTCTTTACCGCGGCCAATTTCCACAACAGCGGCAAGCGGACAATCTTCACCTGCGTCCGCTACGGCAACGTTGTCGGTTCGCGCGGCTCGGTGATCCCGCTTTTCAAACGGCAGATCGAAGCCGGCGGGCCGGTCACCATCACCGACTCCAGGATGACGCGCTTTGTGCTGACGCTGGCCGAAGCGATCGAGCTCGTGTTCTACGCCGCAACCCACGGCAAGGGCGGCGAGACCTTTGTGCTCAAAATACCCGCGGCGTTGGTGACCGACGTGGCCGAGGTGATGATTGAGGCGTTGACTGCTAAGAAAAAGATTCCCGTCGAAGTGGTAGGCATCCGTCCCGGTGAAAAGATCCACGAAGTGCTGGTTTCGGAGGTCGAAGCGGTGCGCACCATCGAAGACGAAACCAGCTACGTCATCTTGCCGCAGATCGATCTCGAAGCAACCACATCATCTTATCACCGGGCAGATGCCGTCAAGTTTGCCGAGTACAGCTCCGACATGGCGCGCCGTTTAAGTAAAGACGAGATTCGCACGATCTTGGCGCGCACCGGCTGGATCGCTGCGTGA
- a CDS encoding glycosyltransferase, with amino-acid sequence MSASGERRLLKILHIDPERNWGGGEAQVLGLLTYLAKQGHRQYLLAHPQGQLWPRAQDSNVSLIPMIARNDLAVRPAWAIRRLIQRENFDIVHLHTKRAHALAAWFAAGSRRAKFVVTRRMDYPEKSSARARWLYNRGADGVVAISQKIADLLRDAGVEERKIRVVYSGIEPARFRRPRLGSTPVGAIVGTVAVLEERKGLRYLIEAAAQLREQGLPIEYRIAGAGPLSAELQELARRLGVADRVQFCGFVSDPAAFLAELDIFVMPSLFEGLGVAALEAMAAGKPVVASKVGGLAESVLDGETGLLVEPGDAAALADAILQLLQAPERAAGMGRRGAARVEQRFSLDQMARTNEAFYYELLAQS; translated from the coding sequence TTGAGCGCAAGCGGTGAGCGCCGCTTGTTGAAGATTCTACACATCGATCCGGAGAGAAATTGGGGTGGCGGTGAGGCGCAGGTCCTCGGATTGCTAACGTATCTCGCCAAGCAGGGACATCGGCAATATCTGCTGGCCCATCCGCAAGGGCAGCTCTGGCCGCGAGCCCAAGACTCGAACGTATCCCTTATTCCCATGATTGCGCGCAATGATCTTGCAGTCCGGCCTGCCTGGGCGATACGTCGGCTGATCCAGCGAGAGAACTTCGATATCGTTCATCTCCACACCAAACGGGCGCACGCCCTCGCCGCCTGGTTTGCCGCCGGTAGCCGGCGCGCCAAGTTTGTCGTCACGCGGCGCATGGACTATCCCGAGAAAAGCAGCGCGCGGGCGCGCTGGCTTTACAATCGGGGCGCGGACGGTGTGGTTGCTATCTCACAAAAGATCGCCGATCTGCTCCGCGACGCAGGTGTCGAGGAGCGCAAGATTCGTGTCGTTTATAGCGGCATCGAGCCGGCGCGGTTTCGCCGGCCGCGCCTTGGGTCAACACCGGTGGGCGCAATCGTCGGCACCGTGGCGGTGCTGGAGGAACGCAAAGGGCTGCGCTACTTGATTGAGGCGGCAGCGCAACTGCGCGAGCAGGGTTTGCCCATCGAGTATCGCATTGCGGGTGCGGGGCCACTCTCGGCAGAGTTGCAAGAGTTGGCGCGCCGTTTGGGGGTCGCCGATCGGGTGCAGTTTTGCGGTTTTGTCTCGGACCCGGCGGCATTTCTAGCCGAGCTCGATATCTTCGTCATGCCGTCACTTTTCGAGGGCCTGGGCGTGGCGGCGCTCGAAGCGATGGCAGCCGGTAAACCGGTAGTCGCGAGCAAAGTCGGCGGCCTCGCCGAGTCGGTGCTCGATGGCGAGACCGGTCTACTCGTCGAGCCGGGTGATGCGGCGGCGCTGGCCGACGCGATTTTGCAGTTGCTCCAAGCCCCCGAGAGGGCCGCTGGGATGGGGCGGCGCGGCGCGGCGCGGGTGGAACAGCGGTTTTCCCTCGACCAGATGGCGCGCACCAATGAAGCCTTTTACTACGAGCTATTGGCCCAATCTTGA
- a CDS encoding class I SAM-dependent methyltransferase: MNKQLKELQDVYDAPGMLTYGEVDCLYRLGQINHCQGVIVEIGSWKGKSTIALARGAAKVHNEKIYAIDPHAVQPEEGYFEDTRADFLANIKKAGVEDRVVPMIMTSEEAARGWNQPIRLLWIDGDHRYEPTKLDFTLWVPHLVEGGILAMHDTIRKKGPKRVLWENVFRSGRFQEIAIVDNITAVRKVRRASLIGRLRNYLTLAFRAIYIAARKSSLPYSKPAGRWLLRKLTTQAWMPLLVLAFSSSIAR; the protein is encoded by the coding sequence GTGAACAAGCAGTTGAAAGAATTGCAGGACGTATATGACGCTCCGGGCATGTTAACCTACGGCGAAGTCGATTGCCTGTATCGCCTCGGCCAAATCAACCACTGCCAAGGGGTGATCGTCGAGATCGGCAGCTGGAAAGGCAAATCGACCATCGCCCTGGCGCGCGGCGCCGCCAAAGTTCACAATGAAAAAATCTACGCCATCGATCCCCACGCGGTACAGCCGGAAGAAGGATACTTCGAAGACACCCGTGCCGATTTTCTCGCCAACATCAAAAAGGCCGGCGTCGAAGATCGCGTCGTGCCGATGATCATGACGTCGGAAGAAGCGGCGCGCGGTTGGAACCAGCCGATTCGCCTGCTGTGGATCGACGGCGATCACCGCTACGAACCAACCAAACTCGACTTTACGCTCTGGGTGCCGCACCTGGTCGAGGGCGGCATTCTCGCAATGCACGATACGATCAGAAAGAAGGGGCCCAAGCGCGTGCTTTGGGAAAACGTTTTTCGATCGGGCCGTTTTCAAGAGATCGCGATCGTCGATAACATCACAGCCGTGCGCAAGGTGCGGCGCGCCTCACTCATCGGCCGATTGCGCAACTATCTCACGCTGGCTTTCCGCGCCATCTATATCGCCGCGCGCAAAAGCAGCCTGCCCTACTCCAAACCGGCCGGCCGATGGCTGCTGCGAAAGCTCACCACTCAAGCCTGGATGCCGCTCTTGGTTTTGGCTTTCTCGTCGAGCATCGCACGGTAA
- a CDS encoding glycosyltransferase, which produces MSGAPKVSVVIATYNRANFLPKTIRSVLNQRFQDLETIVVDDGSTDNTTQVLEEFQGRICYFHQANRGPSAARNLGVKNARAPWIAIQDSDDLCAPNHLEILYGYAQQHPDCGMVFANGSYLGGAEHNRETIIPTEKSRRLAARGVQLEDIFDKSIVRLQAALISKSCYQAVGGHDESLRISMDLDLAFRLMNRYPVAYLDEVVFYYRKHGGNISGNQELRLLENIRVIEKLLADNPKAEQLLGARRVAARLAYRYYRLAKGRWQAGQKEQARQALRSAVALRPLALKYRLYQMRWA; this is translated from the coding sequence ATGAGCGGAGCGCCTAAAGTCTCGGTGGTGATCGCAACTTACAACCGCGCAAACTTTTTGCCGAAAACGATCCGCAGCGTTTTAAATCAACGTTTCCAAGATCTCGAAACCATCGTGGTCGACGATGGTTCCACGGACAACACAACGCAGGTGCTGGAAGAGTTCCAAGGCCGGATTTGCTATTTTCATCAAGCCAATCGCGGACCCTCGGCGGCTCGCAACTTGGGCGTCAAGAACGCGCGGGCGCCGTGGATTGCGATTCAAGATTCAGACGATCTCTGCGCCCCCAACCATCTGGAAATACTCTACGGCTACGCGCAGCAGCATCCCGATTGCGGCATGGTGTTCGCCAACGGCAGCTATTTGGGCGGCGCAGAGCACAATCGCGAAACCATCATCCCAACGGAAAAATCGCGCCGGCTGGCGGCGCGCGGCGTGCAACTCGAGGACATCTTCGACAAAAGTATCGTACGCTTGCAAGCCGCGTTGATCTCGAAGTCTTGCTATCAAGCCGTCGGCGGACATGACGAAAGCTTGCGAATTTCCATGGATTTAGATCTCGCTTTTCGCCTCATGAACCGCTATCCGGTTGCATATCTCGATGAAGTGGTCTTCTATTACCGCAAGCACGGCGGCAATATTAGCGGCAATCAGGAGCTGCGTCTGCTGGAAAATATTCGGGTGATTGAGAAGCTGCTCGCCGATAATCCAAAAGCGGAGCAGCTTTTAGGCGCGCGCCGAGTGGCGGCGCGGCTGGCCTATCGCTATTACCGGCTGGCTAAAGGCCGATGGCAGGCGGGGCAAAAAGAGCAGGCTCGACAAGCGCTGCGCAGCGCGGTTGCGCTACGGCCGCTGGCTTTGAAATATCGGCTTTACCAGATGCGTTGGGCTTAA